The sequence AGGTATCGTCCATCTTATTGTGGCCCATCATACCGTAATAATGGCTATTATGGTCTTCGGAACAATCACTTTTATGTAAATGACAGAAGCAGGTACTATGCGCCCCGCAATTATTATGGAAATGTGTACAGTGAAAGGAGGGATGTAGTAACCAGGGATCGGATAGCCAATTCTCGTCCGGGTTCGGTTCCAAATAACAGGAATAATCCATCTCCACCCAATACAAGACCTGATTCAAGAACATACCCATCGCGGGAATACCGTCCACAACCGGATTACAGGCCTGCAGAACGTAGCCGTCCGGAAAACAGACCACAAAACCGGGTGGAGAGAAATCCGAACGGACAAAGACATGCGCCGCAAAGGATGGAAAGGAATGAAAGGAATGAAAGGCCATCCATTAACAACAGGCGGGTAGGTGGTTAAACATCCTTGCCCATTACGTAATCATCCATGACATACCCATGTCCAATATCGATCACTTGTTCCTTTTCAATGCTGAATCCCAATGATTCATAAAAGTGGATAGCGGGATTATTTTTGTTTACATTCAGGACAAGGTGCGCACCGTTATGGGTGCGGACTTCTTCTTCAACCATATCCACCAAGGCTCTTCCAATACCCTTTCCCTGCAAACCAGGCAATACATACAGTTTATGCAATTTCCAGGTAGCATCATTGATGGCACTAAAAGAAGCGAATCCAACTTCTTCCAGATCTATTTCCGCAATAATAAACCGATGGTCAGATTCCAGTATCTGGTGTTCAAGAGCAGCAGGACTGTAAAAAAGTTGCAGCATATATTCCAGCTGTTCCGGAGATAAGATATCCTGGTAGGCACTTGGCCATATCTGGTGGGCGAGATAGCCAATGGTGGAAATATCATCCTGGTCAGCGGTTCTGATCACTAAAGCTTCACTCATAAATTATGTGACAGGGTTATCTTTTGAAATAAAACTATTTTTCGATATGGACTGGTGCATCTTAATGGCTTGCCAGGATAACTTTACAGCAACAAGATAAGATAATATGGCACTGCCAATTAAAAATCCGCCTGGTATCTGTTTGGTGATGCCGGGGTCACCCTGGACGAATAAAAACAGATCAAAAAGGCCATGGAACAATATGGCCAGCAGCAATCCGCGTATTATATAAAAATCGGACTGTGCATTATGTGTGAACTTTGCCAGGCCTACATAATATCCCATTAACACACCAAAGGTAGCATGAGCAGGTACGGATAAAAACATCCTGGCAAATGCTGTTCCAATTCCACCTGTCATGACGTATGAAATATTTTCTAAAGTCGCAAACCCCATGGCCACCATCACGCCATAAATGATACCGTCAAAAGGCTCATTAAAAAAAATCCTTGGATATGCATAAAGCCGCAACATGGCAAATTTGCTTAATTCTTCTGTTAAGGCAACAACGCCAAAGGCAAACAAGATAAAATAGGTCCATCCGCTTGCTGGCATGATCCATTTTAATAAGTAAGATCCGGCCAGTTGTAAAAGAATGGCCGGTAATGTTGCCAGCATACCCAGGAAAAAAGATTTAACCAACGCTTTTAATGGCTCCCTGTCAAAGCGATCTTTTGAATAAATGAACCACATTATCGCTATGCCTGGCGCCAACGCTAAAGCAAGAAGTTCCATGGTATATCTTTGTAGTCCTGAAATTAGTGAATTAATATTGTCCCAGAATTTCCATACATGCCTAATCGCTTTGCATTCTTCCTGTTATTTCTATTACCCCTCACCGGATTTTCCCAAATATTTGGTGGCAACCCAGCCAAAACAAGATGGAGTTATTTTACGGATCAACAGGCAACCCTCATATACCCAAAAGGAGCAGACAGTTCCGCTAACCGGATTGCCCAATTAATTTCCCGCATTAATGCCAGAACCGACAGTAGCATTGGTGTGAAAAGAAGGCCCATTTCCATCATAATTCAAACTGGCACTACCAGGTCAAATGGTTATGTTGCCTTAGCACCTTACCGGAGTGAATTTTACCTTACGCCACCAGCCAACCCTTTTAGTTTGGGGGCACTTGATTGGGTTGATCAGTTAGCCTTGCATGAGTACCGGCATGTACAGCAGTATAGTAATTTCAACCTGGGCGGCGCAAAAATATTTAAATTTCTATTGGGAGAGCAAGGGCAGGCATTGGCAAATGCATTAACGGTTCCGGACTGGTTTTTTGAAGGCGATGCTGTTTTCCAGGAAACACAATTCAGCCACCAGGGCCGGGGCAGGACGCCTTCTTTTTTTAATGGTTACCGGGCACTCTGGGATGCCGGGATTGACTATTCTTTTATGAAACTCCGGAATGGGTCCCTTAAACATTTTGTGCCCGATCATTACGAATTGGGATACCAACTGGTTGCTTATGGTCGTGATACTTATGGCACTGCTTTCTGGAAGAATACGACCAGCAAAGCGGCCGCTATGAAAGGCTTGGTGTATCCCTTGCAAAAAGCAGTAAAACAAGAAACAGGGTTGTCTTATCCGGCTTTTATTGAGCAGGCTTTAGCAAATAGCCGGAAACGCATCGGAAGGGAATCCGCGAAGGTGCATCAAAAGCCTCCGGTAGTAGTGAATACGGAAAATACGGTGTTTACTGAACAAGGCGATTTGGTTTATCTGAAAAGCAGCTACAGGAAAATACCTTCCTTTTTCATCCAAAAAGATGGTGTGGAACAAAAGATCCGGACAAAAGACCAATCACTGGATCACTATTTTGGGTATGCGAAAAATAAAATAGTTTATGCTTCTTACCGGCCTGATATCCGCTGGGGCTGGATAGATTACAGCGAATTGCAATTGTTGGACGTCAGAACGGGCCAACAAAAAAGAATCAGTCACAAATCACGGTATTTTTCCCCATCCCTTTCAGTTAATGCAGATAGTATTGTAGCGGTCCATATTCCTGTAAATGGACAGCAGCGGCTTGAACTGTTGCTGCAGGATGGGCATAAAATTGTTTCAATTCCCAATATTGGGAATTTTAGTTTTTTCCATCCTGTTTTCTGGAAGGATAAAATCCTGGTGGTGGCAAAAAATGATCGGGCCAGGATGAATCTATTGTTGGTGGATATACCCAACGGTGGATTTACCAGCCTGCTACCATGGACAGAAAATGTCCTTGGTTTTCCAACTGCTAAAGGTGATACCATATATTTCACCATGTCATACAAGGAAAAAGACAGGATCATGGCTTTTGATGCCGGATCACAGAACTTGTATTTGCTGCAGTCAGGCAGCGACAGTGCATACACGGGCCTTTACCAACCAGCCGTTTTCGGGAAGGAGATCGTGCAAACAAGATTTACTGCAGCCGGATACTCGTTTCGAAAGGAAACCGTTGACAGGGAAAACTGGTTGCCAGTAAATGACCTATCTGTTGACACTGCATCAAATTTCCAGGTACATTCCCTAAATGACCCGGTCAATGCATTAACTGAAAATAATGACCATAAACCATACATCATCCACAAGTACAGGAAAACTACCAGGTTTTTCAATTTTCACAGTTGGCAGCCATATTATGAAGACCCGGAATTCAGTTTTAGTCTCTTTGGCCAGAATGTGTTGAATACATTTCAAAGCCAGCTTTACTTTAAGTATAACCGGAATGAAGGATTTAAACAATTGGGTTATACGGGTATTTTTGGCGGGTTTTTTCCTTTGCTGAAGGGTGACTTGAATTATACGCTGGACCGCCGTGGCATCTTCGAAAACAGGACCATTTACTGGGACCAGTTTCAATCAAGCCTTGGATTTACTATCCCTTTAAATTTGAGCAAAGGAAGAAGCATATCCTTTCTTCAGGCTGGATCAGACCTTGTATTTAATCAGGATAATTTTAAAGAACCTGAACGGTCCAAGCTTGGAACCAGGTCTTACTGGTATTTTGACCATGATATCCGTTTTAGCCACCAGGTTCAACAAGCACGGCAGGAATTTAATCCACGTTTTGCGCAGACCCTCCACCTGAATTTCAGGCAGGCGATCAGCCAATTTGATGCTCGCCAATTCATGGAAACATCTGACCTGTATTTCCCGGGATTCTTCCTTAACCATAGTTTTGTCGTCAACCTGGCTGCTCAGCAGCGGGATTCCAGCAAGGGACTGCGTTTTACCAATGATTTTCCATTCGCCCGGGGATATAGTTCTGAAAATTTTTACCGGGTAATAAAATGGGGCATAAATTACCAGTTACCCATAATATACCCGGATTACGGCGCCTGGAATATTGTGTATCTCCTGCGGGTCAGGACGAATTTCTTTTATGACCAGGCCATGGTAAAAGACCAGCAATTGCTGCCTGGTGTTACCCAAAAAATGTTCAGATCAGTGGGAAATGAATTATTTTTTGATACGAAATGGTGGAACCAGCTTCCGGTTAATTTTGGCATACGGTATGCCAGATTATTAGATGAAGATATTTTCGGAGGGAGTGGTAAAAATCGATGGCAATTTATTTTGCCTGTAAGTCTTATTCCTGCCGGAATTAACGCAAAGCGGTCATTGGGTTTTTAGTCGTGTGTTTTCTCCTGATCCATTCATTTGCTTTATACGTCAGCCAGGCGCTGCCAACACCTACTACCGCCCCGGCCAATATATCACTCGGGTAATGAACGCCCAGATCCATCCTGGAGTAACTTACCAATCCTGCCCATGTAAATGCAGGAACTCCGATATACCATTTCGGCCAGGCCATATATAAAGCAGTTGCTGTTGAAAAAGCCAATGATGTATGACCTGATGGAAATGAGGGACTTCCACCGGTACTGGCGGCGGCAATTTCTCCAGGATATTGGGCGGCCGGCCTCGGCCTGTTGATGCTGTATTTTAAGCCCCATGTAATAACACTGGATACCGCAATGCTTTCCCCAATGTATAATGCCTTTTGAACCATCGGTTTATCACCTTTGATCTCGCCCGCAATCAATAAAACAGCCGGAATGAAAGCACTAATTGCCCCTGTTGAATTGGATACAGCCTGAAAAAATTTGGTTTGTCCATTGGTGCGGTCTTCAGATAATTCAATAAGCGTCGATTTATCCAAACCCGTGATTTGGGCGTAGGCCGAGTAATTAAGTATGATTAAACAGGCTATAAAGGGTACCGGAATGCCAAATATTCGAAACATGCCAGAAAACTACCTAATAAATAGCATTCATACCTGTTTTGAAGCCGATTTTCACCTGTTTAACGAGCAGTTAAGATTTAAGGCTTTCTTCTATCACTTTTATTTTGCCCAGGGCGTCTTCCTTTTTCCTTTTTTCCATATCCACCACCTCCGGTTTAGCCTGCTGGACAAAACGCTCATTTCCCAGTTTTTTCTCCACGCTCACCAGGAATCCTTTAAGATATTCCAGTTCCTTTAATAATTCTTCCCGCTGGGTCCCCATTTCGATGGGCTTTTCGGTTTCAATATAAAACTGGTGTTTCCCGATCACCGTACTGATGGTATTCGGTATCGAAGCCTGTCCGAATTTGATTTCTTTGGCATTTACCTGCCTGGACAGTATTGGCCGGATGATTTCATAAACAACGGTATCTGGACTAATGATGTGCAGGTTGATGGTTTCTTTTGGTTTTATCAGGGCCTTATTTCGTGCATCCCTTATTCCGCTGATTACTTCTTTCAATAATTTCCCTTCTTCCAGGTAAGCGATAGTCGATTTACCGGCTATTGCTGTGGCCAATGATTCAAGCCTGGAAAACTGGCGGATGCAGAGGTCATCACCATTATGCCTGCTGACCAGCTGGCTATAAATTTCTTCTGTAATAAACGGCATGAACGGATGAAGCAATTGCACCAGTTCTTCCATGAAAACCACAGCCTGTTGAAGGTGGATGGTATTAACAGGTTCATCAAATCCGGGTTTTATCCATTCAAGGTACCAGCTGCAAAAATCATCCCATACCAGGGAGTACAAGGTTTTAAGTGCCTCGCTCAACCTGAATTGTTGCATTAGTTGGTCCACATCCTTTCTGGCTTCATTCAGGCGACTCCTGAACCAGTCATTGGCCCAGTTCAGGGAAGCGGCATCAGCAGTGTTCAGGTCGGGTGTAAATTGTGGTTTTTCCTGCCACATGCGGATCAGCTTCAGGGCATTCCACATTTTATTATTGAAATTTCTGCCCTGCTCCAACGCCGACTCATCAAACAAGAGATCATTGCCTGCGGGTGAGGATATCATTATACCAAAGCGAACTGCATCAGCGCCATATTTGTCTATCAATTCGAGCAGGTCGGGGGAGTTTCCCAGGCTCTTGCTCATTTTCCGCCCCTGTTTATCCCGCACCATACCGGTGAAATACACATCATTAAATGGTTTAACATGCTCGTATTCAAGTCCGGCCATGATCATCCTTGCTACCCAAAAGAAAATAATATCCTGTCCAGTTACCAAGACAGAAGTGGGGTAGTAATACTTTATTTCAGCATTTTCGGGCTGGGTAATGCCATTAAATACTTCCATTGGCCAAAGCCAGGAGGAGAACCAGGTATCTAAAACATCCTGGTCCTGTGTAAACTGTTCTGCCTGTATGGAAACTCCAACCTGTTTATAGAATTCTTCTGCGGCTTCCTCCCGGGTTGCGGCGACAACGCAAGTGCCATCAGGTGCATACCAGGCCGGGATCTGCTGGCCCCACCAGAGTTGACGGCTGATACACCAATCCTTTACATTTTCCAGCCAATATTTGTAAGTGGCCAGGAATTTATCACCCGGATGTATTTTTATCTCACCTGATACAACGGCATTTAAAGCCGGACCAGCCATTTCTTTCATTTTCAGGAACCATTGGGTTGAGATCCGTGGTTCAACCACTGCACCGGAGCGCTGGCTGTACCCTAACCTGGTAGCGTATTCCTCCTCCTTCAACAGGAAGCCTTTTTCATTTAATTCCACCAGGATTTGTTTGCGGGCCTTAAAGCGGTCCATGCCCACAAAAATCTCAGCGGCAGAACTTAAGGTTCCATCTTCATTGAGGGTATCTACAACTTCGAGGTTGTGTTTTAATCCCAGGTTATAGTCATTGATATCATGGGCTGGCGTTACTTTTAAGGCCCCTGTTCCGAATGCAGGATCAACATACTCATCAAAAATGATAGGAATACGCCGGTTGATCAGGGGTACAAAAGCGTAGCTGTTTTTCAGGTGGGCATACCGGTTATCCGAAGGGTGCACGCATATGGCCGTATCACCCATAATAGTTTCAGGCCGTTGGGTGGCAATGATAATTTCCCCGCCGTTTTCAAGTTGGTATTTCAGGAAGTACAATTTACCCTGGATATCTTTATATTCCACTTCCTCGTCACTAAGGGCTGTTTTTGCGGCAGGATCCCAGTTAATCATCCTGGCGCCGCGATAGATCAACCCTTTTTTATACAGATCGATAAAGACCTTAATTACTGCCTTATAATAGTGGTCATCCATCGTAAAAGTTACCCTGTTCCAGTCAACACTACAGCCCAAACGTTCTATTTGGTTATAAATGATGCCACCATATTTTTCTTTCCATTCAAAAGCATAACGCAGGAATTCTTCCCGGCTCAGGTCAGCTTTCCTGATCCCTTTCTCCTTTTCCAGCATCTGAACCACTTTGGCTTCGGTCGCAATTGAAGCATGGTCACTTCCGGGTACCCAGCAGGCATTAAATCCACTCATCCTGGCCTTTCGCACCAAAATATCCTGCACGGTTTCATTGAGTGTATGCCCCATATGCAACACGCCGGTTACATTCGGTGGTGGAATAACCACGGTAAAAGCTGGACGATGATCGGGTTGGCTACTAAAATACTGCTGCTTTTTCCAGTGTTCCGTCCATTTTTTTTCTGCATCAGCAGGTATAAAATTCTTGGTCAGTTCCATACAATTGCGGGATAGATAAAAGTTTGGGGTGCAAAAATACAAAATCGGGTTGGAGCAAACGGCTAAAGCAGGCAGAAATGCTTAAATTGATGCTAAGTATTGGTCCAGACTCCAAACTAACATGGTATGTGCTATCGTTTACTGGTTGTTTTATATTGCTTAATTTTTATTGTACCCCCCATTAAGGCCCAGCAACCTGCAGATAGCCTGCTGCAAAATACATTGGTTGACAGTTTGTCACACCAGCTTAGCATAGATACTGCAGGGCAGGATCCTTTTTTCGGGATGGATTCAACCTCCGGTAAAATTGCCCAAAGCCTTGAACAACTAACAACTGACCTGAATATGGTCAATGGTGTTTTGAAAAGAGGGCTGGATACTGTGGAAATACATGATGAGTTGCCCGAGGTGACACGTTTGTTGGAAAGCATTAAATTGAACATTTTTGGTCCTGATATTTCACCTTCCCTGCGTGGGTTAAATGCTGCAAAAGTACTGCTGATCCAAAATGCGGCGAGATTAAATGGTTGGCAGAAAACCCTTGAAAAATACAATTCTAACCTCCAGGATCTCCGAAAGGAGATACT comes from Flavihumibacter fluvii and encodes:
- a CDS encoding PrsW family intramembrane metalloprotease; the protein is MELLALALAPGIAIMWFIYSKDRFDREPLKALVKSFFLGMLATLPAILLQLAGSYLLKWIMPASGWTYFILFAFGVVALTEELSKFAMLRLYAYPRIFFNEPFDGIIYGVMVAMGFATLENISYVMTGGIGTAFARMFLSVPAHATFGVLMGYYVGLAKFTHNAQSDFYIIRGLLLAILFHGLFDLFLFVQGDPGITKQIPGGFLIGSAILSYLVAVKLSWQAIKMHQSISKNSFISKDNPVT
- a CDS encoding valine--tRNA ligase, which produces MELTKNFIPADAEKKWTEHWKKQQYFSSQPDHRPAFTVVIPPPNVTGVLHMGHTLNETVQDILVRKARMSGFNACWVPGSDHASIATEAKVVQMLEKEKGIRKADLSREEFLRYAFEWKEKYGGIIYNQIERLGCSVDWNRVTFTMDDHYYKAVIKVFIDLYKKGLIYRGARMINWDPAAKTALSDEEVEYKDIQGKLYFLKYQLENGGEIIIATQRPETIMGDTAICVHPSDNRYAHLKNSYAFVPLINRRIPIIFDEYVDPAFGTGALKVTPAHDINDYNLGLKHNLEVVDTLNEDGTLSSAAEIFVGMDRFKARKQILVELNEKGFLLKEEEYATRLGYSQRSGAVVEPRISTQWFLKMKEMAGPALNAVVSGEIKIHPGDKFLATYKYWLENVKDWCISRQLWWGQQIPAWYAPDGTCVVAATREEAAEEFYKQVGVSIQAEQFTQDQDVLDTWFSSWLWPMEVFNGITQPENAEIKYYYPTSVLVTGQDIIFFWVARMIMAGLEYEHVKPFNDVYFTGMVRDKQGRKMSKSLGNSPDLLELIDKYGADAVRFGIMISSPAGNDLLFDESALEQGRNFNNKMWNALKLIRMWQEKPQFTPDLNTADAASLNWANDWFRSRLNEARKDVDQLMQQFRLSEALKTLYSLVWDDFCSWYLEWIKPGFDEPVNTIHLQQAVVFMEELVQLLHPFMPFITEEIYSQLVSRHNGDDLCIRQFSRLESLATAIAGKSTIAYLEEGKLLKEVISGIRDARNKALIKPKETINLHIISPDTVVYEIIRPILSRQVNAKEIKFGQASIPNTISTVIGKHQFYIETEKPIEMGTQREELLKELEYLKGFLVSVEKKLGNERFVQQAKPEVVDMEKRKKEDALGKIKVIEESLKS
- a CDS encoding phosphatase PAP2 family protein, with protein sequence MDKSTLIELSEDRTNGQTKFFQAVSNSTGAISAFIPAVLLIAGEIKGDKPMVQKALYIGESIAVSSVITWGLKYSINRPRPAAQYPGEIAAASTGGSPSFPSGHTSLAFSTATALYMAWPKWYIGVPAFTWAGLVSYSRMDLGVHYPSDILAGAVVGVGSAWLTYKANEWIRRKHTTKNPMTALR
- a CDS encoding GNAT family N-acetyltransferase; amino-acid sequence: MSEALVIRTADQDDISTIGYLAHQIWPSAYQDILSPEQLEYMLQLFYSPAALEHQILESDHRFIIAEIDLEEVGFASFSAINDATWKLHKLYVLPGLQGKGIGRALVDMVEEEVRTHNGAHLVLNVNKNNPAIHFYESLGFSIEKEQVIDIGHGYVMDDYVMGKDV